One genomic region from Terriglobus aquaticus encodes:
- a CDS encoding tetratricopeptide repeat protein yields MAGRGLRVVAGCVLAGLLGTCGLAQAQHTYPLNLDPAVRDGLQHFYNLDYDGAAQRFEAVLRAHPQDPMANAYVLMVVEFRELYRQDLLDTTYYARENFLSSGRKVSIDPVVRKRIEDLTDGAIALADARIKANGQDKDAYFARGYAKGLHAAFTTLADHSFAGAARQGLSSRNDSEQVLKLDPDYTDAKMAVGIQQFAVASLPRMVRMLVGIAGIGGNKEQGLVLLRDCAEHGNATKVQAQTALSLFLRHDRRYAEAYDVAHRLAEEYPHDYLYRLEEANLMKDAGRGPEAIAIYQKVIADAGKPGYFVETRLQLALFGLAETQRGQGDVNDAAQNYAKAAQQPNCSDWMRKRAELNAGEMLDLLHQRDAAVQQYTLASAPGGDQSQTGEAKRYLRTPYAGR; encoded by the coding sequence TTGGCTGGACGCGGTTTGAGGGTGGTGGCGGGATGTGTGCTGGCGGGGTTGTTGGGAACGTGCGGTTTGGCACAGGCGCAGCACACGTATCCGTTGAACCTGGACCCGGCGGTGCGCGACGGCTTGCAGCACTTTTACAACCTGGATTACGACGGCGCGGCCCAGCGATTTGAGGCCGTGCTGCGGGCGCATCCGCAGGATCCGATGGCGAACGCGTATGTGCTGATGGTGGTGGAGTTTCGCGAACTGTACCGGCAGGACCTGCTGGACACGACGTACTATGCGCGGGAGAACTTCCTGTCGAGCGGGCGCAAGGTGAGCATCGATCCGGTGGTGCGCAAGCGGATCGAAGACCTGACGGATGGTGCGATTGCCCTGGCGGACGCGCGCATCAAGGCGAATGGGCAGGACAAGGACGCATACTTCGCGCGAGGGTATGCGAAGGGGCTGCATGCGGCGTTCACGACGCTGGCGGACCACAGCTTTGCGGGAGCGGCCCGGCAGGGGTTGAGCAGCCGCAACGATAGTGAGCAGGTGCTGAAGCTGGACCCGGACTACACGGACGCCAAGATGGCGGTGGGCATTCAGCAGTTTGCCGTGGCCAGCCTGCCACGAATGGTGCGCATGCTGGTGGGCATTGCCGGGATTGGCGGGAACAAGGAGCAGGGGTTAGTCCTGCTGCGCGACTGCGCCGAGCACGGGAATGCGACCAAGGTGCAGGCGCAGACGGCGCTGAGCCTGTTTCTGCGGCATGACCGGAGGTATGCCGAGGCTTACGACGTAGCGCACCGGCTGGCGGAGGAGTATCCGCACGACTATTTGTATCGGCTGGAAGAGGCGAACCTGATGAAGGACGCGGGTCGTGGACCGGAGGCGATTGCGATCTATCAGAAGGTGATCGCGGACGCGGGAAAGCCGGGCTACTTTGTGGAGACGCGGCTGCAGCTTGCGCTGTTTGGGCTGGCCGAGACGCAGCGTGGGCAGGGCGACGTGAACGATGCCGCGCAGAACTACGCGAAGGCGGCGCAGCAGCCGAACTGCAGCGACTGGATGCGGAAACGCGCGGAGTTGAATGCGGGCGAGATGCTCGACCTGTTGCACCAGAGGGACGCGGCGGTGCAGCAGTACACGCTGGCGAGCGCGCCGGGTGGAGACCAGTCGCAGACGGGCGAGGCGAAGCGGTATCTGCGAACGCCGTACGCCGGGCGCTAG
- a CDS encoding PspC domain-containing protein, which translates to MGGTLMRSRLDRKIAGVCGGIARNQGWDSNVVRLIWVVLVLFAGTGVLAYIVLWIVLPEEPFALPPYAGYPPPPPQGYAGYPPPQAQGYAPPQHPGAYPPPHAGSYPPPQPPAQYPGGPTHQGPVEPGGGSQNS; encoded by the coding sequence ATGGGCGGAACGTTGATGCGATCGCGGTTGGATCGGAAGATCGCCGGGGTTTGCGGCGGGATTGCACGGAACCAGGGCTGGGACAGCAACGTGGTGCGCCTGATCTGGGTGGTGCTGGTGCTGTTTGCTGGAACGGGTGTGCTGGCGTACATCGTGCTGTGGATCGTGCTGCCGGAGGAGCCGTTCGCGCTGCCGCCGTACGCGGGATACCCGCCGCCTCCACCGCAAGGGTACGCGGGATATCCGCCACCGCAGGCGCAGGGATATGCTCCGCCGCAGCATCCGGGGGCGTATCCGCCGCCGCATGCCGGGTCGTATCCGCCGCCGCAGCCACCGGCGCAGTACCCGGGCGGGCCGACACACCAGGGTCCGGTAGAGCCGGGTGGAGGCTCGCAGAACAGCTAG
- the lysA gene encoding diaminopimelate decarboxylase: MKLEASGRPFAVCGDELCCVGGGSSVELRSLAQEYGTPLYVYSGDQIVERARMFQNAFADRAHTVCYAVKANSALGILRLLGDQGCGFDIVSGGELARVIAAAGPERAHEWTGRVVFSGVGKTAEEMDSALAAGILQFNVESEAELELLAERAELLQRKARFALRVNPDVFAETHPYISTGLSAHKFGIAIGLARGVYARFREHAWLEATGVSVHIGSQIRQVEPFQAAMERVVALVRELRADGANIRTVDGGGGLGIEYGAEEFSPAAKVCAYANAVRAALGDLDAHLLIEPGRFLVGQAGALVSRVLYTKRNGEKKFVITDAAMNDLIRPALYQAHHEIVPVMQVADAEAETVDVVGPVCESGDFFARDRSLPELEQGDLVALLDAGAYGLSLSSNYNTRLRPAEVLVRSGEAKLIRRRETYEELFAPEMV; this comes from the coding sequence TTGAAGTTGGAAGCGAGTGGACGGCCGTTTGCGGTGTGCGGCGACGAGTTGTGTTGTGTGGGTGGCGGCAGCAGCGTGGAATTGCGGTCGCTGGCGCAGGAGTATGGGACACCGCTGTATGTGTACTCGGGTGACCAGATCGTGGAGCGGGCGCGGATGTTTCAGAACGCGTTTGCCGACCGCGCGCATACGGTTTGCTACGCGGTAAAGGCGAACTCAGCGCTGGGGATTCTTCGATTGCTGGGCGATCAGGGCTGCGGCTTCGACATTGTGAGTGGAGGGGAACTGGCGCGCGTGATCGCTGCGGCCGGGCCGGAACGCGCTCACGAGTGGACCGGACGCGTCGTGTTCAGCGGCGTGGGAAAGACGGCGGAGGAGATGGACTCGGCGCTGGCGGCGGGCATTCTGCAATTCAACGTGGAGAGTGAAGCCGAGCTGGAGCTGCTGGCGGAGCGTGCGGAGCTGTTGCAGCGGAAGGCGCGGTTTGCGCTGCGGGTGAACCCGGATGTGTTTGCGGAGACGCATCCGTATATCTCGACCGGGTTGAGTGCGCACAAGTTTGGGATTGCGATCGGGCTGGCGCGCGGGGTGTATGCGCGGTTCCGCGAGCATGCTTGGCTGGAAGCGACGGGCGTGAGCGTTCACATCGGGTCGCAGATCCGGCAGGTGGAGCCGTTTCAGGCGGCGATGGAGCGGGTGGTTGCGCTGGTACGGGAGCTGCGGGCCGACGGCGCGAACATCCGCACGGTGGACGGCGGCGGGGGACTGGGCATTGAGTACGGCGCGGAGGAGTTCAGCCCGGCGGCGAAGGTGTGCGCGTATGCGAACGCGGTCCGTGCGGCGCTGGGCGATTTGGACGCGCACCTCCTGATTGAGCCGGGGCGCTTCCTGGTGGGGCAGGCTGGGGCGTTGGTGAGCCGGGTGCTGTACACGAAGCGCAATGGCGAGAAGAAGTTCGTGATCACGGACGCGGCGATGAACGACCTGATCCGGCCGGCGCTGTACCAGGCACACCACGAGATTGTGCCGGTGATGCAGGTGGCTGATGCCGAAGCGGAGACGGTGGACGTGGTCGGGCCGGTGTGTGAGAGCGGAGACTTCTTTGCGCGGGATCGCAGCCTGCCGGAGCTGGAGCAAGGTGATCTGGTCGCGCTGCTGGACGCCGGCGCGTACGGGTTGAGTTTGAGCTCGAACTACAACACGCGGCTACGGCCGGCGGAGGTGCTGGTGCGGAGCGGTGAGGCGAAGCTGATCCGGCGCCGCGAGACGTATGAGGAGTTGTTTGCTCCGGAGATGGTGTAG